The Eriocheir sinensis breed Jianghai 21 chromosome 4, ASM2467909v1, whole genome shotgun sequence genome has a segment encoding these proteins:
- the LOC126981470 gene encoding uncharacterized protein LOC126981470 isoform X11, which produces MEARRGRCTMPVAGGRAQKRVNERTTNHNLDPGSLQHHRDVLQEVAGWHMEDWEELEALLETEHLILGQPYQPQQHQQQQHHRSDINLLQSPERTPRLPHEAPPSRSSSRRSLPRTHGAYSLPLQQLSSILLNMTFSDAEDEHQGTGRNTSNSQDRSLSRSRTESGVSNASTVSLASPSSSAGPAAAANGPMAASGSAAGALDIAAAQNASVVDVSGVDKKKIVEKLQQIQGYIQQTTAAMAALEQQGDIGLQSDIYARYVNLNKSLQHQEEEYLDILARSLVLNKAAAQVANGTQHPSTAPSSVSPASAQVNGREETATQERLANLKRQRQGIQEEKQRLIQQGANPNGAGQEDEDPIPGADTWTLSELTKALVDFQALQDKVERLTAVYSTRAQGVDPDDAESQADVASKLGQLATKRRQLADVLTRLKGYQALRQQEERDGLDGVGGSGRSTSTAPAGASDANHLPASSNTHTTTTSDEPAPPPPPPPPSASLSASVSNINGEGHPVSPASLREAANSVTQASEELVNRKAQLNSLQKQLSDMKKLLDVANKARQEFGDDGAGALPSTSAAADVPTEILEVSGKRIVLTEAERQNPEIASKYSQLSRAKDRLAKMEEIIAMISQARHTGQNLRDVIPPDYLAILEEAENNPQAEFAAESGGPGPLSRASAPLQRPLEVEEEEVGRLSRRPTRPPRMGSMGRGEAGAGAGAGRDSQVREQESREISAMQQRLNKNSTRVSAINEGSQHGHEKGAIKKQPQALWQGSSSGGGGGVASSGVGGVREDPRLAQVLAMQEELRQKKNALEALMRRMGKSSSLNMDNISDNISDNVSEASDRLGDVRGSGGAATWGEAGGLHHFSDNHYQQSSDEDLIDEDEADLPPRGSQLRPQQPPPIAVSPKDRNRHSTSRHRRRQDSGRLSVNNLTAATLPTPARTKHNRLRASSAPKALWESVGTPLDGSNYKSPSNTTMQTQHSLNAALSQLTQVQGTINNLQESLRHEQSQVLGSSRASLYQPQLVPPLLPDLTPTSLPPMVTPSQALTPMSAYAGLGSLALAAQGGGEAVNQQLLSGLQQCFSQLHLHSLEIQALSKHLQLLERRDQTSSAAMADVGDGLGRGGRGGARRSEEEEEEEDNEDDDVAGDPRPPYPLHHNLLAAAGLRPGKEGGSSRAPQGSAYPVYLRQQSESGAPSSGVTNPIYGHLGDLRDQTGGTWGSLAPTPGTEQPTDTLGSLLGPGAPGEALEGSSSHPLLHLGRMGEEASQTQAPEAHHWASLASTHPLHHQTTDLLNNQVPPGTRANNYWDNFRSYSRQNLLSTATKSNTSDLHPPSTTSTSAPAHTASFALHQGREGGRGEDKRFNVSLGHNNTNSGAGARSRMPNPHINNPRGAANPRVRNPVAASSQHLLSQNKHKANNRNKQGDLWVTSKGSERNLPPQDRGSGGRNLGGYLNYNTVRANTSDSDGAEGSGVTLEVLREAEALIRRHANQPEFLLQLFRHASQITVHTDQHVAVALLHDLASQPHRPGSHGVNANPGPGVHGHAEGTVGLSLPAPLRDSWRPQPPRSHPQNTLPQDNVSVVGLSGSEVSDSGLTSEDEDSRALYRNVKNLSLSPGGAVPPPAPPGGVNTGGRPPYPQPPPPLHPHYQHNYHEFPHHRQHNLVHPHNTQGGESARSGANSESSLYDHLVFNDSHLATRQEVVEDWVRRGVEEEEEEDEAGPSKLLNQADTAGSSPEDAHNLIHPLNNDTEYLTFETLVASAVREGTEVLQAQACEDVASPLLLNSLHHSLVAHIQTRAQSLRLPQTFLYSTDTELKSALQAFSGKPLSQVSSDVPSLISQVLLTQYCSVLVQRLRDNQPLLPQTPTKLPPGAPPKAGEVGLEGAAATPTAGPPECRPPQEATTATQTEAGVFSLHPQRPPLHTFSLTTGAAAAHPPPSASLSATTPADSPWQAPPPPPAPLPSPNHNPSGGESLAESAACAGGPLPTAPSGSWSAEGLASPASPLGAGRGEAEQEEAMMDELGEPTLVHTLAEADQSQDAVEGDWGEDSQAEGIMQPEVSGGAVGGSSHTHSPPQHPGWLPARERHNSSQLEAEAEVEGLVESEAEAAALGAGHLLFMDQQSQELDEVPTKLQSPQGGSPSDSPEQALPQQHHPHHPQRPHSPAGSEG; this is translated from the exons GAGGACTGGGAGGAGCTTGAGGCACTGCTGGAGACTGAACACCTTATCCTGGGCCAGCCATATCAgccccagcagcaccagcagcagcaacatcatcGCTCGGACATCAACCTCCTCCAGAGTCCAG AGCGCACCCCACGGCTGCCCCACGAAGCACCACCCTCCCGCAGCAGTTCTCGGCGCTCCCTCCCACGCACACACGGCGCCtactctctcccccttcagcaGCTGTCCTCCATCCTCCTCAACATGACCTTCTCGGACGCTGAGGATGAGCACCAGGGGACGGGACGGAACACAAG CAACAGCCAGGACCGATCCCTGAGCCGCTCCCGCACAGAGTCGGGGGTGAGCAACGCCTCCACCGTCTCCCTGGCcagcccctcctcctctgccgGGCCTGCCGCTGCTGCCAATGGGCCCATGGCTGCCTCGGGGAGTGCCGCCGGGGCCCTGGACATTGCTGCCGCCCAAAATGCCTCGGTAGTTGATGTTTCA GGCGTTGACAAGAAGAAGATTGTGGAGAAGCTGCAGCAGATCCAGGGCTACATACAGCAGACCACAGCAGCCATGGCAGCCCTAGAGCAGCAGGGAGACATT GGCTTGCAAAGTGATATATATGCTCGCTATGTCAACCTCAACAAGTCGCTTCAGCACCAGGAGGAGGAGTACCTGGACATTCTCGCTCGCTCCCTAGTCCTTAACAAG GCTGCAGCACAGGTGGCCAACGGAACACAGCACCCAAGCACAGCACCAAGCAGCGTCTCCCCAGCATCAGCACAAGTCAACGGCCGCGAAGAGACG GCCACCCAGGAGCGCCTTGCCAACCTTAAGCGGCAGAGGCAGGGTATTCAGGAGGAGAAGCAGCGCCTCATCCAGCAGGGGGCCAATCCCAACGGTGCCGGGCAGGAGGACGAGGACCCCATCCCTGGCGCCGACACCTGGACCCTCTCGGAGCTGACGAAGGCGCTGGTGGACTTCCAGGCTCTGcaggacaaggtggagcgactgACGGCTGTGTACTCGACCAGGGCCCAG GGTGTGGATCCTGATGACGCGGAAAGCCAGGCGGACGTGGCCAGCAAACTCGGCCAGCTGGCAACCAAGAGGCGGCAGCTGGCGGACGTGCTCACCAGACTCAAGGGCTACCAGGCTCTTAGGcagcaggaggagagag aTGGCCTGGATGGTGTGGGTGGCAGTGGGCGCTCCACCTCCACTGCTCCAGCCGGTGCTTCGGACGCTAACCACCTCCCAGCCTCCTccaacacccacaccacaacgACAAGCGACgaaccagcacctccaccacctccaccacctccctctgcCTCACTCTCGGCCTCCGTGTCCAACATCAACGGGGAGGGACATCCAGTTAGCCCGGCCAGCCTGAGGGAGGCGGCGAACTCGGTAACCCAGGCCTCGGAGGAGCTGGTGAACCGCAAGGCACAGCTCAACTCTCTCCAGAAGCAGCTGAGCGACATGAAGAAGCTCCTCGATGTGGCTAACAAGGCCCGACAGGAG TTCGGGGATGACGGCGCCGGtgcccttccctccaccagtGCCGCCGCTGACGTGCCCACTGAGATCCTGGAGGTGTCGGGCAAGAGGATTGTCCTGACGGAGGCTGAGAGACAGAACCCAGAGATTGCTTCAAAGTATAG TCAGCTATCCCGGGCCAAGGATCGTCTGGCCAAGATGGAGGAAATAATAGCCATGATCAGCCAGGCAAGACACACCGGCCAGAACCTGCGTGACGTCATCCCCCCGGACTACCTGGCCAtcctggaggaggcggag AACAACCCACAGGCGGAGTTTGCAGCTGAGTCAGGCGGCCCCGGTCCCCTCAGCCGCGCCTCAGCTCCCCTGCAGAGGCCcctggaggttgaggaggaggaggtaggcagGCTCTCAAGGCGCCCCACTCGTCCCCCACGCAT GGGCAGCATGGGGCGGGGTGAGGCTGGGGCCGGGGCAGGAGCAGGTCGGGACTCACAGGTACGGGAACAGGAGAGCCGGGAGATCTCGGCCATGCAGCAGCGCCTCAACAAGAACAGCACGAGGGTGTCCGCCATCAACGAGGGCTCGCAACACGGACATGAGAAGGGCGCCATCAAGAAGCAgccccag GCACTATGGCagggcagcagcagcggcggcggcggcggggttgccAGCAGCGGGGTGGGCGGGGTGAGGGAGGACCCACGTCTCGCCCAGGTGTTGGCCATGCAGGAAGAGCTGCGTCAGAAGAAGAACGCCCTGGAGGCCCTCATGAGGCGCATGGGCAAGTCCTCCTCCCTCAACATGGACAACATATCCGACAACATCTCCGACAATGTCTCCGAGGCATCCGACCGCCTGGGGGACGTGCGCGGCAGTGGGGGGGCGGCCACCTGGGGGGAGGCTGGGGGGCTGCACCACTTCTCCGATAACCACTATCAGCAGTCCAG TGACGAGGACTTGATAGACGAGGATGAGGCGGACCTTCCCCCCCGAGGCAGCCAGCTCCGCCCTCAGCAGCCGCCACCCATCGCAGTCTCCCCCAAGGACCGCAACCGCCACTCCAccagccgccaccgccgccgccaggaCTCGGGGCGCCTCTCGGTGAACAACCTGACGGCCGCGACCCTCCCCACCCCCGCCAGGACCAAGCACAACCGCCTTA GGGCCAGCAGTGCTCCCAAGGCCCTGTGGGAGTCTGTGGGCACTCCGCTAGATGGCAGCAACTATAAGtctccctccaacaccaccaTGCAGACCCAGCACAGCCTCAATGCTGCACTCAGCCAG CTCACCCAGGTGCAAGGAACCATCAACAACCTGCAGGAGAGTCTTCGCCACGAGCAGAGTCAGGTGCTGGGGAGCTCCCGGGCGTCCCTCTACCAGCCCCAGCTCGTGCCGCCCCTCCTGCCCGACCTCACCCCCACCTCGCTGCCCCCCATGGTGACCCCCAGCCAGGCCCTCACCCCCATGTCTGCCTACGCTGGCCTTGGCTCCCTCGCCCTTGCTGCTCAGg GTGGCGGCGAGGCAGTGAACCAGCAGCTGTTGTCGGGCCTGCAGCAGTGCTTCTCCCAGCTCCACCTACACTCCCTTGAGATACAGGCCCTGAGCAAGCATCTGCAG CTTCTGGAGAGGCGAGACCAGACCAGCTCGGCCGCCATGGCTGATGTGGGGGACGGCCTTGGGaggggcgggcggggcggcgcacggaggagtgaagaggaagaggaggaggaggacaatgaggatgatgatgtggCAGGAGACCCCCGCCCTCCTTACCCTCTCCACCACAACCTCTTGGCTGCGGCCGGCCTGCGCCCTGGGAAGGAGGGGGGCTCTAGCCGGGCACCCCAGGGCTCCGCCTACCCCGTATACCTGAGGCAGCAGTCCGAGAGTGGCGCTCCCTCCTCAGGCGTCACCAACCCCATTTATGGCCacctgggggacctgcgagaccAGACTGGGGGCACCTGGGGCTCCCTTGCTCCTACCCCAGGCACAGAGCAGCCCACAGACACCCTGGGCTCGCTCCTAGGCCCAGGTGCCCCAGGGGAGGCTCTGGAGGGCAGCTCATCACACCCATTGCTGCATCTGGGCCGTATGGGGGAGGAGGCCAGCCAGACACAGGCCCCTGAGGCACACCACTGGGCCTCCCTCGCCTCCACACACCCACTGCACCACCAGACCACAGACCTGCTCAACAACCAG GTTCCTCCAGGCACACGCGCCAACAACTACTGGGACAACTTCCGCAGTTACTCCCGCCAGAACCTGCTCTCCACGGCCACCAAGAGCAACACCAGcgacctccaccccccctccaccacctccacctcggcCCCTGCCCACACCGCCTCCTTCGCCCTCCACCAG GGTCGGGAGGGTGGCCGAGGCGAGGACAAGCGTTTCAACGTCTCGCTGGgccacaacaacaccaacagcgGGGCCGGTGCCAGATCCAGGATGCCCAACCCCCACATCAACAACCCCAGAGGTGCCGCCAACCCCCGTGTGAGGAACCCTGTGGCCGCCAGCTCCCAGCACCTCCTCAGCCAGAACAAACACAAGGCAAACAACAGGAACAAGCAAG GTGACTTATGGGTGACCTCCAAGGGCAGCGAGAGGAACCTGCCGCCCCAAGACCGAGGCTCAGGGGGCAGGAACCTGGGTGGTTACCTCAACTACAACACTGTGCGCGCCAACACCAGCGACAG TGATGGTGCTGAGGGAAGCGGTGTGACCCTGGAGGTGCTGCGTGAGGCCGAGGCGCTGATCCGCCGCCATGCCAACCAGCCAGAGTTCCTGCTGCAGCTGTTCCGCCACGCCTCGCAGATCACTGTGCACACCGACCAGCACGTGGCCGTGGCGCTCCTGCACGACCTTGCCTCCCAGCCACACCGACCCGGCAGCCATGG AGTGAATGCCAACCCTGGGCCGGGTGTCCACGGCCATGCCGAGGGGACTGTTGGCCTCTCCCTGCCAGCCCCCCTCAGAGACTCGTGGAGGCCCCAGCCCCCACGCAGTCACCCCCAGAACACCCtcccacag GACAATGTGAGTGTGGTGGGGCTGTCAGGGTCAGAGGTCAGCGATAGTGGCCTGACCTCAGAGGACGAGGACAGCAGG GCTCTTTATCGCAACGTCAAGAACCTCAGTCTCAGCCCAGGGGGAGCAGTACCCCCCCCTGCACCTCCGGGAGGCGTGAACACAGGTGGCAGGCCCCCGTacccccaaccaccaccgcccctccacccccactACCAACACAACTACCATGAATTcccccaccaccgccagcacaaccTCGTCCACCCCCACAACACACAGGGAGGGGAGAGCGCCCGCAGCGGTGCCAATTCTGAGAGTTCTCTGTATGATCATCTGGTGTTTAACGACTCCCACCTGGCCACTagacaagag GTGGTGGAGGACTGGGTGCggcgaggggtggaggaggaggaagaggaggacgaggcagGGCCCAGCAAGCTTCTGAACCAGGCGGACACAGCAGGATCTTCCCCCGAGGACGCCCACAACCTCATCCAT CCACTAAACAACGACACTGAGTACCTCACCTTTGAGACTCTGGTGGCCTCCGCCGTGAGGGAGGGCACGGAGGTACTGCAGGCCCAGGCGTGTGAAGACGTTGCCTCCCCGCTTCTGCTGAATTCCCTCCACCACAGCCTAGTGGCCCAC ATCCAGACCCGAGCCCAGTCCCTGCGGCTGCCCCAGACCTTCCTCTACTCCACCGACACTGAACTCAAGTCTGCCCTCCAAGCCTTCTCTGGCAAACC gctgtCCCAGGTGAGCAGCGACGTGCCGTCACTCATCTCCCAGGTGCTGCTGACCCAGTACTGCTCGGTGCTGGTGCAGCGTCTGCGCGACAACCAGCCGCTGCTGCCTCAGACGCCCACCAAGCTGCCGCCCGGTGCCCCGCCCAAG GCTGGTGAGGTGGGTCTGGAGGGTGCCGCTGCCACCCCCACAGCTGGCCCCCCAGAGTGCCGCCCCCCCCAGGAGGCCACCACAGCTACCCAGACTGAAGCCGGAGTGttctccctccacccccagaGGCCGCCCCTCCACACCTTCAGCCTCACCACCGGGGCTGCTGCCGCCCACCCACCCCCATCAGCCTCCCTGTCAGCTACCACCCCTGCTGACAGTCCCTGGCaggcccctccacccccccctgcccccctgcccTCCCCCAACCACAACCCTAGTGGAGGGGAGTCCCTGGCAGAGAGTGCAGCCTGCGCCGGTGGGCCTCTCCCTACTGCCCCGTCTGGCTCCTGGAGTGCCGAGGGCTTggcctcccctgcctcacccctggGGGCTGGCCGGGGAGAGGCAGAGCAGGAGGAGGCCATGATGGATGAGCTGGGTGAGCCAACACTGGTCCACACACTGGCTGAGGCTGACCAGTCCCAGG acgcaGTGGAGGGTGACTGGGGTGAGGACTCCCAGGCGGAGGGCATCATGCAGCCTGAGGTCAGTGGGGGGGCAGTGGGCGGGTCCTCCCACACCCACTCCCCACCCCAACACCCTGGATGGCTGCCGGCAAGGGAACGACACAACTCCTCGCAg CTGGAAgcagaggcggaggtggagggactggtggagagTGAGGCGGAGGCGGCTGCTCTCGGGGCCGGCCACCTCCTCTTCATGGACCAGCAGAGTCAG GAGCTGGACGAGGTGCCCACCAAGCTACAGAGTCCCCAGGGTGGCTCTCCTAGTGACAGCCCCGAGCAGGCCCTTCCCCAgcagcaccacccccaccacccccagcgCCCTCATTCACCCGCTG GGAGCGAAGGGTGA